One stretch of Fictibacillus sp. b24 DNA includes these proteins:
- a CDS encoding DUF421 domain-containing protein, which produces MNTYIDVVVRTIVAFIALYVAARILGKHTVSRMTIFDFIAVVTLGSVTANLSFALEIKARYIFFSLFIFVVLIYLSAFLSLKSKRARKFVAGDPTVVIENGKILEHNMKKMRYTLDYLNQQLRQKDIFSVDEVDYALVENNGLLSVKKKEQHLNVTRKDLNMYKPEVKLPIELIMDGEILLNNLKENNISKDWLQTELTKRSLSTQNVVYALLTSNDKLYIDTHNDQLKSPLDVE; this is translated from the coding sequence TTGAACACTTATATAGATGTTGTGGTACGTACCATTGTTGCTTTTATCGCCCTATATGTGGCAGCCAGAATACTAGGCAAACATACTGTCTCCAGAATGACGATCTTTGACTTTATCGCAGTTGTAACACTTGGGTCAGTTACAGCAAACCTCTCATTTGCGCTTGAAATCAAAGCTCGCTATATCTTTTTTAGTTTGTTTATTTTTGTTGTCTTGATCTACCTTTCTGCTTTTCTTTCATTAAAAAGTAAAAGAGCTCGAAAATTTGTAGCTGGTGATCCAACTGTCGTGATAGAAAATGGTAAGATATTAGAACACAACATGAAAAAAATGCGCTATACACTCGATTATTTGAATCAACAACTTAGGCAAAAAGATATCTTTTCTGTTGATGAAGTGGATTATGCTCTTGTTGAAAACAACGGGCTGCTATCGGTTAAGAAAAAAGAGCAGCACCTTAACGTTACACGTAAAGACTTAAATATGTACAAGCCTGAAGTTAAGCTCCCGATAGAGTTAATCATGGATGGTGAGATCTTACTTAATAATTTAAAAGAAAACAACATTTCTAAGGATTGGCTGCAAACAGAACTCACCAAGCGCAGCCTCTCAACCCAAAATGTTGTTTATGCGTTATTAACTAGCAACGATAAACTTTATATAGATACACATAATGATCAGCTTAAGTCCCCTTTGGATGTGGAATAA
- a CDS encoding LysE/ArgO family amino acid transporter, producing the protein MSHALIHGILLAFGLILPLGVQNVFVFNQGAQQPSFWRSLPAVVTAGVCDTLLIVLAVTGISAIITAFSTLKLLLMIVGIFFLLYMGWSIWSSKTNTETSQSSMQPKQQVIFAATVSLLNPHAILDTIGVIGTSSLAYSGSERLMFTLSCVAVSWIWFIGLALAGRTIGRIDTGGTILSLINKGSAIIIWGIAIYLATIIFK; encoded by the coding sequence TTGTCTCATGCTCTAATTCATGGCATTCTTTTAGCTTTTGGACTGATCTTGCCATTAGGCGTACAAAATGTTTTCGTTTTTAACCAAGGTGCTCAACAACCATCGTTCTGGAGAAGTCTTCCTGCTGTAGTAACTGCTGGGGTTTGTGACACCCTATTAATTGTGTTAGCTGTAACAGGGATATCGGCTATTATTACTGCTTTTAGTACGCTGAAATTGTTATTGATGATTGTTGGTATTTTCTTTTTATTGTATATGGGGTGGTCGATTTGGTCTAGCAAAACGAACACGGAAACCTCTCAATCTAGCATGCAGCCGAAACAGCAAGTCATTTTCGCCGCAACTGTATCCCTTTTAAATCCGCACGCTATTTTAGATACCATTGGTGTGATAGGTACGAGTTCACTCGCCTATTCAGGATCTGAAAGGCTAATGTTCACACTATCTTGTGTCGCAGTTTCATGGATCTGGTTTATAGGATTGGCATTAGCGGGAAGAACCATTGGGAGAATAGACACTGGGGGAACCATCTTAAGTCTAATTAATAAAGGATCAGCAATCATTATTTGGGGTATTGCCATATACCTAGCAACTATTATCTTTAAATAA
- a CDS encoding LVIVD repeat-containing protein — MNRKFVLSLSLATALSIGSIGSFVLAHDELGSDIIEKGTGPGYEAIESTIEGSQSFNWREVAAVQIKEKDGKQNNTADVYVHNGFAYTGTHTKSGGEGGVRVWDVKDPSNPKEVAAFADDIPGTWQEKVIVKRVNTKHFKGDLAVVSVQQLNRKAENSVGGFLLYDVTNPYQPKKLGFWELDKRVTGTHELYLTEQGGKPYVLTANPYADYYTHGEQKDFQMVDVSNPASPQTIYQFDPRDLPEVPEDFDGYNWTDSNGKQRAVFNHSTMADVNGKTAYLSFWDLGTIVLDLENPENPTYLGRTTFSSTQQGSAHSAALAKGGNVLIETREVYNPTKAGYEQSYGYTRIFDIKDKTNPKLLSEFKTELVDDVQYGVTFANTVHDPKVHGNTLYLSHYGGGVRSVDITDPSNPVELGKYIPEKSNIWGVDVAGNYVYASDMGTGLKVLKLTNGEQ, encoded by the coding sequence ATGAACAGAAAATTTGTATTAAGTCTTAGTCTTGCAACTGCATTAAGTATTGGGAGTATCGGTTCATTTGTTTTAGCTCATGATGAATTAGGATCGGATATTATTGAAAAAGGAACGGGTCCTGGTTATGAAGCCATTGAATCAACGATTGAAGGATCTCAAAGTTTTAACTGGAGGGAAGTAGCAGCTGTTCAAATCAAAGAAAAAGACGGCAAACAGAATAACACAGCTGACGTTTATGTACATAATGGTTTCGCCTATACAGGCACACATACGAAAAGTGGTGGTGAAGGCGGCGTTCGTGTTTGGGATGTTAAGGATCCATCAAATCCTAAAGAAGTAGCCGCTTTCGCAGATGATATTCCAGGTACATGGCAAGAAAAAGTAATTGTGAAACGTGTGAACACGAAACACTTTAAAGGTGATTTAGCCGTTGTATCCGTTCAGCAGCTTAATCGCAAAGCAGAAAACTCTGTTGGAGGTTTTCTTTTATATGACGTAACAAATCCATACCAGCCGAAAAAACTTGGCTTCTGGGAGCTTGATAAACGTGTTACAGGAACACATGAACTGTATCTGACCGAGCAAGGTGGCAAACCATATGTTCTGACTGCAAATCCATACGCTGATTATTATACACATGGAGAGCAAAAGGACTTCCAAATGGTTGATGTGAGCAACCCAGCTTCACCACAAACGATTTATCAGTTTGATCCACGTGACTTACCAGAAGTGCCTGAGGATTTTGACGGCTATAACTGGACAGATTCGAATGGCAAGCAGCGTGCTGTATTCAACCACAGTACGATGGCTGATGTAAACGGTAAAACAGCTTATCTGTCTTTCTGGGACCTAGGTACAATCGTACTTGATTTGGAGAATCCAGAAAACCCAACTTATTTAGGAAGAACTACATTTAGTTCAACACAGCAAGGATCTGCTCACTCTGCTGCTCTTGCAAAAGGCGGAAATGTGTTGATCGAAACGCGTGAAGTGTATAATCCAACAAAAGCAGGCTATGAACAATCTTACGGCTATACACGTATTTTTGATATTAAGGACAAGACAAATCCTAAGCTATTAAGTGAGTTTAAAACAGAACTTGTTGACGATGTTCAATATGGAGTGACGTTTGCAAACACTGTTCACGATCCGAAAGTACATGGCAATACGCTGTACCTTTCACATTATGGCGGAGGTGTCCGTTCAGTTGATATTACAGACCCTAGCAATCCTGTAGAACTCGGTAAATATATCCCTGAAAAATCAAACATCTGGGGTGTTGATGTAGCAGGTAACTATGTCTATGCTTCAGATATGGGAACAGGATTAAAAGTTCTTAAACTTACAAACGGGGAGCAATAA
- a CDS encoding P1 family peptidase translates to MNKQMRLRDFGVVIGRMEAGTLNSITDVEGVTVGHVTLSEGDMQTGVTAIVPHQGNTFKEKLIASSHVINGFGKTMGTIQMEELGVLETPILLTNTLSIGTAADALFQYMLENNPEIGRTTGTVNPIVGECNDMLLNDIRGQHVKKEHVFQALQNASTEFLEGSVGAGTGMLCYSLKGGIGTSSRRIPLDHGDYTIGVLVLSNFGILSDLMIKGRAIGLELKEALLKSWEEKDKGSVMVIVATDLTVSERQLNRIIKRSVAGLSRTGSIITHGSGEVVIGFSTATKIPHDKSADCLTIPTIHEEDMDIAFRAVGEAVEEAVLNSLITATHVIGRDGNERPAFKDLLKEFDMQL, encoded by the coding sequence ATGAATAAACAAATGAGATTACGAGATTTTGGTGTAGTGATTGGACGAATGGAAGCAGGGACCTTGAACTCAATAACTGATGTTGAGGGGGTTACTGTCGGACATGTAACGTTAAGTGAAGGGGATATGCAGACAGGTGTAACAGCAATCGTGCCACACCAAGGAAATACGTTTAAAGAAAAACTAATTGCTTCCAGCCATGTTATTAATGGTTTTGGGAAAACGATGGGAACCATTCAAATGGAGGAATTGGGTGTGCTTGAAACACCTATTCTCCTTACCAACACGTTAAGTATCGGAACAGCCGCTGACGCACTCTTTCAATATATGCTAGAGAACAACCCTGAGATTGGCAGAACAACGGGTACCGTGAACCCAATCGTTGGAGAATGTAATGACATGCTGCTGAATGATATTAGAGGACAACACGTAAAAAAAGAACATGTATTTCAAGCTTTGCAAAATGCTTCAACTGAGTTTTTAGAAGGCAGTGTTGGTGCTGGAACAGGTATGCTTTGTTATTCTTTAAAAGGTGGAATCGGTACGTCATCAAGGCGTATACCATTAGATCATGGAGATTATACAATCGGTGTACTTGTGCTTTCTAATTTTGGTATTCTGAGTGATCTGATGATAAAGGGACGAGCTATCGGTCTGGAATTGAAAGAGGCTCTTCTTAAGTCGTGGGAAGAAAAAGATAAGGGCTCAGTGATGGTTATTGTGGCAACCGATCTTACTGTTTCTGAACGGCAGCTTAACCGAATAATAAAAAGATCTGTAGCAGGTTTGTCCAGAACAGGATCAATCATAACCCATGGAAGCGGGGAAGTGGTTATTGGTTTTTCTACCGCTACTAAAATACCACATGATAAATCCGCTGACTGTTTAACGATTCCAACAATTCATGAAGAAGATATGGATATTGCATTTCGAGCAGTTGGGGAAGCGGTTGAAGAAGCTGTGTTAAATTCATTAATCACAGCTACCCATGTTATAGGCAGAGATGGAAATGAACGACCTGCTTTCAAAGATTTATTGAAGGAATTTGATATGCAGTTATAG
- a CDS encoding GntP family permease: MPLFIVACGILALLLLIMYFKLNTFISLIIVSFGVALALGMPLGEIVKSIEAGLGGTLGHLALIFGLGAMLGKLIADAGGAQRIAITLIEKFGEKKIQWAIVVASFIIGIALFFEVGLVLLIPIVFAISKQLRVSILYLGIPMVAALSVTHGFLPPHPGPTVIAGEFGANIGEVLLYGFIIAIPTVILAGPVFTKIAKKIVPDSFNKTGNIASLGEQKVFKLEDTPSFGISVFTAMLPVILMSIATIITLVQNTMGIADSKTFEIVRFVGDASTSMLISLLVAIYTMGLARNIPIKTVMDSCTTAITHIGMMLLIIGGGGAFKQVLINGGVGNYVADLFKDTTFSPILLAWMIAAILRISLGSATVAALTTAGLVIPLLGQTDVNLALVVLATGAGSLIASHVNDAGFWMFKEYFGLSMKETFATWTLLETIISVAGLGFILLLSLFV; encoded by the coding sequence ATGCCCTTATTTATTGTAGCTTGTGGAATTTTAGCGTTATTGCTATTAATCATGTATTTCAAATTAAACACGTTTATTTCATTAATCATCGTTTCTTTTGGTGTCGCGTTAGCGCTTGGAATGCCGCTTGGCGAAATTGTTAAATCGATTGAGGCGGGATTAGGCGGAACACTCGGTCATCTGGCGTTAATCTTTGGTCTTGGTGCCATGTTAGGTAAATTAATTGCTGATGCCGGCGGTGCACAACGAATTGCCATTACTTTAATTGAGAAATTTGGAGAGAAAAAAATTCAATGGGCGATCGTTGTTGCTTCATTCATTATCGGTATTGCCCTATTTTTTGAAGTAGGTTTAGTATTATTGATTCCAATCGTATTCGCGATTTCAAAACAATTACGCGTTTCTATTCTTTATCTCGGTATTCCAATGGTAGCTGCTTTATCTGTTACTCATGGATTCTTGCCTCCTCACCCAGGACCAACCGTAATTGCGGGCGAATTTGGTGCTAACATTGGTGAAGTGCTGCTTTACGGTTTCATTATTGCGATTCCAACTGTTATTCTAGCAGGACCAGTATTTACGAAGATCGCTAAAAAAATTGTTCCGGATTCATTTAATAAAACCGGTAATATTGCATCATTAGGTGAACAAAAAGTATTTAAATTAGAAGACACACCTTCATTTGGTATCTCTGTATTTACGGCAATGCTTCCCGTTATCTTAATGTCTATCGCAACCATTATTACCTTGGTTCAAAACACAATGGGAATCGCGGATAGCAAAACATTTGAAATCGTACGTTTTGTAGGTGATGCTTCTACTTCCATGTTGATCTCATTATTAGTAGCCATCTATACAATGGGACTAGCAAGAAATATCCCGATCAAAACCGTTATGGATTCATGTACAACAGCGATTACACACATCGGTATGATGCTTCTAATTATTGGGGGCGGTGGTGCTTTCAAACAAGTTCTGATTAACGGTGGTGTTGGTAACTATGTAGCTGATTTATTTAAAGACACTACCTTTTCACCCATTCTACTTGCATGGATGATTGCAGCCATCCTTCGTATATCTTTAGGTTCTGCAACCGTTGCAGCTTTAACTACTGCAGGGCTCGTGATTCCATTGCTGGGCCAAACTGATGTTAATCTAGCGTTAGTTGTACTTGCAACAGGAGCTGGTAGTTTAATAGCCTCACATGTCAATGATGCAGGTTTCTGGATGTTCAAAGAATACTTTGGTTTAAGTATGAAAGAAACGTTTGCGACTTGGACGTTGCTAGAAACCATTATTTCAGTAGCCGGATTAGGATTTATCTTATTACTGAGTTTGTTTGTATAA
- the gntK gene encoding gluconokinase — protein sequence MVGVDIGTTSTKAVMFSENGEVIAQENIGYPLHTPDISTAVQDPEQIFQTVLQTLTNVVNQSKCSPEEILFISFSSAMHSVIAMDHNDQPLTPCITWADNRSEAWARKIKEELNGHEIYKVTGTPIHPMSPLSKISWIVNEQPEIAANAKKYIGIKEYIFKKLFNEYVVDHSLASAMGLMNLKKLDWDEEALKIAGITRDQLSNLVPTTAVFTNCHLDLAKQIGINPETPFIIGASDGVLSNLGVNAIGKGEIAVTIGTSGAIRTIIDQPQTDEKGRIFCYALTENHWVIGGPVNNGGVVLRWIRDEFAASELETAKRLGIDPYEILTKIAERVRPGADGLLFHPYLAGERAPLWNSDVRGSFFGLTLSHKKEHMIRAALEGVIYNLYTVFLALVECMDEPVTRIQATGGFARSEIWRQMMSDIFDTEVTVPEVFESSCLGACILGLYATGKIESFEAASEMIGSTFKHTPNAEAVKEYRELLPIFISLSRKLEEDYTRIAVYQRSLSNKEK from the coding sequence ATGGTAGGAGTCGACATCGGTACCACAAGTACGAAGGCTGTTATGTTTAGTGAAAATGGTGAGGTGATTGCACAAGAAAATATCGGTTACCCGCTTCATACTCCTGATATTTCAACAGCTGTTCAAGATCCAGAACAAATTTTCCAAACAGTTTTGCAAACCCTTACAAATGTTGTAAATCAGTCAAAATGTTCACCTGAAGAGATTTTGTTTATCTCATTTAGCAGTGCCATGCATAGCGTTATTGCGATGGATCATAACGATCAGCCATTAACACCTTGCATTACATGGGCAGATAATCGAAGTGAAGCTTGGGCTAGGAAGATAAAAGAAGAACTGAATGGTCATGAAATATACAAAGTAACGGGTACACCGATTCATCCGATGAGTCCATTAAGCAAAATCTCATGGATTGTAAATGAACAACCTGAAATTGCTGCCAATGCTAAAAAATATATAGGAATTAAAGAGTACATTTTCAAAAAGTTGTTTAATGAATATGTTGTTGATCATTCTTTAGCTTCGGCGATGGGTTTAATGAACTTAAAAAAGTTGGATTGGGATGAAGAGGCCTTAAAAATCGCAGGTATCACACGTGATCAACTCTCTAACTTAGTCCCTACAACTGCTGTTTTCACAAATTGTCATTTAGATTTAGCGAAACAGATTGGTATAAATCCAGAGACACCATTTATTATTGGAGCCAGTGATGGTGTATTATCTAACCTTGGAGTCAATGCGATTGGCAAAGGTGAAATTGCTGTCACGATTGGTACAAGCGGTGCCATTCGAACTATTATTGACCAGCCGCAGACAGACGAAAAAGGCAGAATCTTTTGCTATGCTCTAACCGAAAACCATTGGGTAATCGGCGGGCCTGTTAACAATGGGGGCGTTGTCCTACGGTGGATTAGAGATGAATTTGCAGCATCGGAATTAGAAACAGCAAAACGATTAGGAATCGATCCTTACGAAATTCTAACCAAGATTGCTGAACGCGTGAGACCTGGTGCTGATGGATTGCTATTCCATCCTTACCTTGCTGGAGAACGTGCTCCATTATGGAATTCAGATGTACGAGGTTCATTTTTCGGACTAACCCTTTCTCATAAAAAAGAACATATGATACGAGCTGCCTTAGAAGGTGTGATCTACAATTTATACACTGTGTTCTTAGCATTAGTAGAATGCATGGATGAGCCTGTAACCCGTATCCAAGCAACTGGCGGGTTCGCACGTTCGGAGATTTGGCGTCAAATGATGTCAGACATATTTGATACAGAAGTGACTGTACCCGAAGTTTTTGAGAGTTCCTGTTTAGGAGCATGTATTTTAGGGTTATATGCTACAGGAAAAATAGAGTCATTTGAAGCCGCTTCTGAAATGATTGGCAGTACTTTTAAACACACACCTAATGCAGAAGCCGTAAAAGAGTATAGAGAATTATTACCGATCTTTATTAGTTTATCTAGAAAACTAGAAGAAGATTATACACGTATTGCAGTTTATCAAAGAAGCTTAAGCAATAAAGAAAAATAA
- a CDS encoding GntR family transcriptional regulator, producing MNESKDSLYPAKWLSKASTGERVTCELRMRIISGLIESGTILSENKLAAEYNVSRSPIREALKVLASENLIRLERMGAVVTGITEKEVEEIYDVRLMIETFVFERLVKKDTTELVTELNKILEMMQIAMKYKDADEFAFQDVLFHETIIRAIDHSYITMIWNNTKPVMESFILLSMRMHFNEKYDDLSRIMKNHELYIDAISSKNRDVMIQSLHQNFDDVQGKVDDLWMSQQMLSRAREQEKE from the coding sequence TTGAACGAATCAAAGGATTCTCTTTATCCTGCAAAATGGTTATCTAAAGCCTCAACTGGTGAGCGTGTAACATGCGAGCTAAGAATGCGAATCATTTCCGGGCTGATTGAAAGCGGTACCATACTCTCTGAAAATAAATTAGCTGCTGAATATAATGTAAGCCGCTCACCTATTCGTGAAGCGTTAAAGGTTCTTGCAAGCGAAAATCTTATTCGATTAGAACGCATGGGTGCAGTTGTCACTGGAATAACAGAAAAAGAAGTTGAAGAAATATACGATGTACGATTGATGATCGAGACATTTGTTTTTGAACGTCTTGTTAAAAAGGACACTACGGAATTAGTGACAGAGCTCAACAAGATTTTAGAAATGATGCAAATTGCTATGAAATACAAAGACGCGGATGAGTTCGCCTTTCAGGATGTCTTATTTCATGAAACAATCATTCGCGCTATCGATCATTCCTACATTACGATGATCTGGAATAACACAAAACCAGTAATGGAAAGTTTCATTTTATTATCAATGCGCATGCATTTTAATGAAAAGTACGATGATCTTTCCCGTATCATGAAAAACCATGAACTTTATATCGATGCCATCTCTTCAAAAAACAGAGACGTCATGATTCAATCACTGCATCAAAACTTTGATGATGTACAAGGAAAAGTAGATGATCTATGGATGTCACAACAAATGCTATCAAGAGCAAGGGAGCAAGAAAAGGAGTAA
- a CDS encoding homocysteine synthase, producing the protein MSDQTKSEARQYGFETISLHEGQKVDPTTGARAVPIYQTTSYQFNSTEHAANLFALKEFGNIYTRLMNPTQDAFEQTIAKLEGGVGALALASGQAAITNAIFNIAGSGDEIVASTSLYGGTYNLFSVTLPKLGIQTNFAEIDNLQSLKDAITEKTKAVYIETIGNPKIDVADIQAIADIAHDAGVPLIVDNTLATPYLCRPIEHGADIVVHSATKFIGGHGTSVGGVIIDSGKFDWSNGKFPGLTEPDPSYKGIVYTEAFGPLAYILKARVQLLRDLGSSIAPFNSFLFIQGLETLALRIERHVENTLKVAKFLENHPSVDWVNYAGLPSSPYYELAQKYLPKGAGAILTFGVKGGVEEGKKLIENVSIFSHLANVGDSKSLIIHPASTTHQQLSEEEQRKSGVSPELIRLSIGIETVDDLIYDLDHALKAIALSPSGL; encoded by the coding sequence CTATCAAACCACATCCTATCAGTTCAACTCTACAGAACATGCGGCTAACTTATTTGCATTAAAAGAGTTCGGGAACATCTACACGCGTTTGATGAATCCGACGCAAGATGCATTTGAGCAAACAATCGCTAAACTTGAAGGTGGTGTTGGTGCACTTGCCCTTGCGTCTGGTCAGGCTGCCATCACAAATGCCATCTTCAATATCGCAGGTTCCGGTGATGAGATTGTTGCATCCACTTCCCTTTATGGCGGGACGTATAATCTTTTCTCTGTAACGCTTCCAAAACTCGGTATCCAAACAAATTTTGCTGAGATCGATAATCTTCAATCGCTTAAAGATGCGATTACGGAAAAAACAAAAGCAGTCTACATTGAGACGATCGGAAATCCCAAAATTGATGTAGCCGATATTCAAGCAATTGCTGACATTGCACATGATGCGGGAGTTCCACTTATTGTAGATAACACACTGGCTACTCCTTACCTATGCCGTCCGATCGAACATGGAGCAGATATCGTTGTTCACTCCGCAACGAAATTTATTGGCGGTCACGGAACATCAGTCGGTGGTGTAATCATAGACTCTGGAAAATTTGACTGGAGCAACGGTAAGTTTCCAGGTCTGACAGAGCCAGATCCAAGCTATAAAGGAATCGTGTACACGGAAGCATTCGGTCCGCTTGCGTATATTTTAAAAGCTCGCGTGCAGCTGCTGCGTGACTTAGGATCTTCCATAGCACCGTTCAACTCGTTCTTATTCATCCAAGGGCTAGAAACGCTAGCTCTTCGTATTGAAAGACACGTAGAAAATACATTAAAAGTAGCAAAGTTCTTAGAAAACCATCCATCCGTTGACTGGGTCAATTATGCGGGCTTACCGAGCAGTCCTTATTATGAACTCGCTCAAAAATACTTGCCAAAAGGAGCGGGTGCAATTCTTACGTTTGGTGTTAAAGGCGGTGTTGAGGAAGGTAAAAAATTAATTGAAAATGTCAGCATCTTCTCTCACCTTGCAAATGTTGGAGATTCTAAATCGCTGATTATCCATCCTGCGAGTACAACACACCAGCAATTATCAGAAGAAGAACAAAGAAAATCAGGTGTTTCACCCGAGTTAATTCGTCTTTCAATCGGTATAGAGACAGTGGATGACCTTATCTATGATCTTGATCACGCACTGAAAGCGATCGCTCTTTCCCCGAGTGGATTGTAA